The following proteins are co-located in the Streptococcus anginosus genome:
- a CDS encoding replication initiator protein A, with protein sequence MIPNRDITVNQLTTQTFYQIPQLFMTRIERKWNPERKILMTIRYVSPYVKLSSDAKLSYGILLNRCQLSIHSHESGNSEYVDENGSVFMIYTVSDLMEVLDKSKPTVTKIKKELTEMGLLREVRQGNNKPNRLYLQNVDATCQIVEHYDENNVLLKRFDYFGKLLYEKEESLTEEAKTLDNSGGKKIERPKSLLPEGKNFNPSKNNTSKTEINNISSRKSEKISDEISPSPEADHIHHLEKVEKYISPKYYSLLQVIADEYNGKFCQQDLFTGEFQNYSLTHRQKMMIGQYLSEGYVTSKEVLNLINRIPYDCGSPLAYLMRSLENLKEERRLEVKILAHKQAELKYGKSKGGDKYGV encoded by the coding sequence ATGATTCCAAATAGAGATATTACAGTCAATCAATTAACCACACAGACCTTTTATCAAATTCCACAATTATTTATGACAAGAATTGAACGCAAGTGGAATCCTGAAAGAAAGATACTGATGACGATTCGTTACGTTAGTCCATACGTTAAATTATCTTCAGATGCCAAACTTAGTTATGGCATATTGCTGAACCGTTGCCAGTTAAGTATTCATTCTCATGAAAGTGGGAACAGTGAATATGTAGATGAAAATGGCTCAGTGTTTATGATTTATACAGTCAGCGATTTGATGGAAGTATTAGATAAATCAAAACCAACTGTTACCAAAATTAAGAAAGAATTAACTGAAATGGGCTTGTTGCGAGAAGTTCGACAAGGAAATAATAAACCGAATCGATTGTATTTACAAAATGTTGATGCAACTTGCCAAATAGTAGAGCATTACGATGAAAATAATGTCTTGTTAAAACGGTTTGACTACTTTGGAAAACTTCTTTATGAGAAAGAGGAGTCGTTAACAGAAGAAGCGAAAACCCTTGATAATAGCGGAGGTAAAAAAATTGAACGTCCAAAATCTTTACTTCCGGAGGGTAAAAATTTTAACCCAAGTAAGAATAATACAAGTAAGACTGAGATAAATAATATTAGTTCTAGAAAGAGTGAGAAAATTTCTGATGAAATTTCTCCCTCTCCTGAAGCTGATCATATACATCATCTAGAAAAAGTTGAGAAATATATTTCACCAAAATATTATTCTCTCTTACAAGTAATTGCAGATGAGTATAATGGCAAATTTTGCCAACAAGATTTGTTTACTGGAGAGTTCCAAAATTACAGCTTAACTCATAGGCAAAAGATGATGATAGGACAATACCTTTCGGAAGGTTATGTGACCAGTAAAGAAGTTCTTAATCTTATTAATCGTATTCCCTATGATTGCGGATCTCCTTTAGCCTATCTCATGCGCAGTTTAGAAAACCTCAAGGAAGAGCGAAGATTAGAAGTGAAGATATTGGCGCATAAACAGGCAGAGTTGAAATATGGCAAGAGCAAGGGAGGAGACAAGTATGGCGTTTAA
- a CDS encoding thiopurine S-methyltransferase, which produces MAARIRPTEPKPVQEIVMEIEYFDKTTETISLTYNLEELQRLVSSSFSTGASMNFPSARPPFTINPRWVKKVTYKVKGVIPCD; this is translated from the coding sequence ATGGCTGCTAGAATACGTCCGACAGAACCGAAACCAGTACAAGAGATAGTGATGGAGATTGAGTATTTTGATAAAACAACAGAAACAATTTCACTCACCTATAACCTAGAAGAACTACAGAGATTAGTATCTAGCTCTTTCAGTACAGGAGCTAGTATGAATTTTCCAAGTGCACGACCACCTTTTACAATCAACCCAAGATGGGTGAAGAAGGTGACCTACAAAGTAAAAGGGGTGATTCCATGTGACTAA
- a CDS encoding helix-turn-helix domain-containing protein, protein MTKPIQNRVKELRKQAGLTQQELADQLGVIRKTISNWERGTNRISPEHTENLARFFQVSVGYLLGVSSDRKASSDLGHYVAYRLKSEK, encoded by the coding sequence GTGACTAAGCCTATCCAAAACCGAGTGAAGGAACTACGAAAACAAGCAGGTCTAACCCAGCAAGAGCTTGCAGATCAGCTTGGAGTTATTCGTAAGACAATCTCAAATTGGGAAAGAGGAACGAATCGGATCAGTCCTGAACATACTGAAAACCTAGCTAGATTTTTTCAAGTGTCGGTTGGATACTTATTAGGCGTGAGTTCAGATCGCAAAGCAAGTTCAGATTTAGGTCACTATGTAGCTTATCGTCTTAAAAGTGAGAAGTGA
- a CDS encoding SEC10/PgrA surface exclusion domain-containing protein, whose protein sequence is MKQVSKTILTTIATIAALNAGQQAVQAEELSKVDPQKTEVDQVQKEVTQADVTASQTKVTAANTAVKAQETAVATARQEVTVAEKKASTAQTNLSQAEKVVAEATPGNISKAEQTVKNTQTAVENAEKAVTASQAAQTQAQSVVTSQEKVTKQAQEAVKVKQGEVSKAKEKVAQKQAILDGTGTKEIIEKAEQTQAKVNADKEAVAKAQTNLVEAKQADAKREKALASAEKEVQIAKATEQETGLDYAHKVNDANKTADKLFEADSNLTKANHKVEAINTITLSQDYIAALRDYNQNFTKYSKAELKAQTDKLVAMGKALAKQNQFKTNQDDSDLDTLDLNHLPAEVREEMSLFAADLLNQIRAAFGTAKVEVSRGATEAVNEHVSTSATNGVKGHDRVNLDRVLAKVGITSGTEESIGLMGGSGSARKQQRISPRELKRLIYNNILNLMFNAFEDVEDNENNEFLHAGTLAGLSESGVKKAYLGVGTSYKDDFWQVVNFLFVYDKALTQPNTFDAKALSNPFDSKEVLVRQKAAQSAYDLAKKADEQAKANQAQAETDYQKAKEKLALVTAKRDSLKAETPLTPAAETALTKAQETLKVDEAENKAAQKAVKQLTADVKAKQEALAQAKAELAQTETELKALEAILSTEQSTLAAKQATLAQARRLVKQREAELVQVKEHRTKAQAVVAQLKAAPAMLKQAQMAYRSAKQMLFEKKEILGREEAKLTVLKAEQAEVTKQHQALVKIYQEQLEAERQAKLAEQKAVIEKAGGQAVPVFDETGKLVSYESMYKQATQLLVGSQSTVQPVQVNYSTRFEKALPSTGEKGSILSAIGGLLLIGFSFVEYKRKEVK, encoded by the coding sequence ATGAAACAAGTTTCTAAAACAATTTTAACAACTATTGCAACAATTGCTGCTCTTAATGCAGGACAACAAGCAGTTCAAGCAGAAGAATTATCAAAAGTAGATCCTCAAAAGACTGAAGTCGATCAAGTTCAAAAAGAAGTAACTCAAGCAGATGTGACGGCAAGTCAAACAAAAGTAACTGCCGCAAATACAGCAGTTAAAGCGCAGGAAACAGCTGTTGCGACAGCTAGACAAGAAGTCACAGTTGCTGAAAAGAAAGCAAGTACTGCACAAACTAATCTTTCTCAAGCAGAGAAAGTAGTTGCTGAAGCAACACCAGGAAATATTTCTAAAGCAGAACAGACGGTGAAAAATACGCAAACGGCTGTAGAAAATGCTGAGAAAGCTGTTACAGCAAGTCAAGCAGCTCAAACACAAGCTCAATCAGTTGTCACAAGTCAGGAAAAAGTTACGAAACAGGCACAGGAAGCGGTGAAGGTAAAACAGGGTGAAGTAAGTAAAGCCAAAGAAAAAGTTGCGCAAAAACAAGCGATTTTAGATGGTACAGGCACAAAAGAAATCATTGAAAAAGCTGAACAAACACAAGCTAAGGTTAATGCTGATAAAGAAGCAGTTGCCAAAGCTCAAACGAACTTGGTTGAAGCGAAGCAAGCAGACGCTAAGCGTGAGAAAGCTCTAGCGTCCGCTGAAAAAGAAGTACAGATTGCTAAAGCTACTGAACAAGAAACAGGACTTGATTATGCGCATAAAGTAAATGATGCAAATAAAACAGCCGATAAACTCTTTGAAGCTGATTCTAACTTAACAAAAGCCAATCATAAAGTTGAAGCTATCAATACGATTACGCTTTCGCAAGATTATATTGCAGCTCTACGAGACTATAATCAAAACTTTACTAAATATAGTAAAGCAGAATTAAAGGCTCAAACTGATAAGCTGGTTGCTATGGGAAAGGCACTCGCTAAACAGAATCAATTTAAAACGAATCAAGATGATAGTGATCTTGATACCTTAGATTTGAATCATCTCCCAGCCGAAGTTCGAGAAGAGATGTCTCTCTTTGCGGCTGATTTGCTCAATCAAATTCGTGCAGCTTTTGGAACAGCGAAAGTTGAAGTTTCTAGAGGTGCAACTGAAGCAGTTAATGAACATGTTTCCACTTCTGCAACGAATGGTGTGAAAGGTCATGATCGAGTAAATCTAGATCGAGTACTAGCTAAAGTAGGCATTACTAGCGGAACAGAAGAAAGCATTGGCTTAATGGGTGGATCTGGTTCTGCTCGGAAACAACAGAGAATCAGTCCACGTGAGTTAAAACGACTGATTTATAATAACATCTTGAACTTGATGTTTAATGCTTTTGAAGATGTAGAGGATAATGAAAACAATGAGTTTCTCCATGCTGGAACGCTAGCTGGATTATCTGAAAGCGGTGTGAAAAAGGCTTACTTAGGAGTCGGTACATCTTATAAAGATGACTTTTGGCAAGTAGTCAACTTCCTCTTTGTGTATGATAAGGCTCTTACACAACCAAATACCTTTGACGCCAAAGCATTGTCTAATCCATTTGATAGTAAGGAAGTCTTAGTCCGTCAAAAAGCGGCGCAAAGCGCTTATGATTTAGCTAAGAAAGCTGACGAACAAGCCAAAGCGAATCAAGCCCAAGCAGAAACAGACTATCAAAAAGCGAAAGAGAAGCTAGCGCTTGTGACTGCTAAACGGGATAGTTTGAAAGCTGAAACTCCTTTAACTCCTGCCGCAGAAACAGCTCTCACAAAAGCACAGGAAACGTTGAAAGTAGATGAAGCAGAAAACAAAGCGGCACAAAAGGCGGTGAAGCAACTAACTGCGGATGTTAAGGCGAAACAAGAAGCTTTAGCGCAAGCCAAAGCGGAATTAGCTCAAACAGAAACAGAGTTAAAAGCTCTTGAAGCGATTCTTTCAACGGAACAATCCACTTTAGCTGCTAAACAAGCAACTCTTGCACAAGCAAGAAGACTTGTTAAACAACGTGAAGCTGAATTAGTACAAGTAAAAGAACACCGTACAAAAGCACAAGCAGTTGTTGCTCAATTGAAAGCCGCTCCAGCCATGCTGAAACAAGCTCAAATGGCTTATCGCTCTGCTAAACAAATGTTATTTGAAAAGAAAGAAATATTAGGACGTGAAGAAGCTAAATTGACTGTATTAAAAGCTGAACAAGCAGAAGTGACAAAACAACATCAAGCACTTGTGAAGATTTATCAAGAACAATTGGAAGCAGAACGTCAAGCTAAATTAGCGGAACAAAAAGCAGTTATTGAAAAAGCAGGCGGACAAGCAGTTCCAGTCTTTGATGAAACTGGTAAATTGGTTTCTTACGAAAGTATGTATAAACAAGCTACACAATTATTAGTGGGAAGTCAATCAACTGTTCAGCCAGTTCAGGTAAATTATTCAACTCGTTTTGAAAAAGCACTTCCTTCTACTGGTGAAAAAGGCTCAATCTTGAGTGCAATTGGTGGATTGCTTCTAATTGGCTTTAGCTTTGTGGAATATAAAAGAAAAGAAGTGAAATAA
- a CDS encoding SspB-related isopeptide-forming adhesin produces the protein MKSNETKTYGSIRKIKAYGACGVILGLAALAVATAQTSYADEATTTPNTATNLPASQPAQTQAAKQTIAQANQAQGTVNVTVDNSQVNQAANQAQNAGVKVVQDTPVDKGTTNTLTETQKAQAEIAADQAKQKAAVEQTTADYQKAKVDHAKAVEETKQKNAQIEAENKALKEAHDKASQQAAQTNQAVEQVKAKIKAEFPDAKVTETTKELKVDPTKTSYDAYTKVVDQVKAENKKATETYQAEKAKENQEIAETKAYNEAVQKRNSENKAKVEAENAEIAKRNQAQLAHKQSVEAENEAIKKRNAAGQAKVDAENKEIDKFNKEVAEFNKSEDERVAKEKAQAEKDKAKDGYLSQASVQNLIYNSEPNATFEVLTPNSGYQALSSGDEIYGPQEKIAQGKFVGTINLKQGKSIQVKYSNLQNSFYNGKKISSVVLTYTNKTKDPNPKADLGMAFFKDPTKTFWLFTTTNSDTIPTEVGIDLEFFDDKGQKISLTKDEALIGLASLNNDTTMNGANAQRSAIEQVRVNNGEIVEITGSSVKKHGNLAYSDTDNHFKSAGSKFEQDDWDTGTSSSRYYGAAVAKFKNVDKISLTSISYKRPTVWLAINSEIAVPKVPTAPRYKESKSHKTFTPEKLKEVPTPKLEELKKFVPEKEKTVPTPKVKLMLVKVNGVPTPIYKPKEKEPTAPVVPTVHVHDYKLSTRPQIAKAVENSDKMNINGQYVAKNSLNRFALQTEVLPANRTTYTKLVFNDHLPSGFKLDVEKTKEANKGYEVVYNEKTNFLSFTAKKEILDAVNKNRAKEYQLEALSVWGRPQNDAADYENVFEMVVNEGHSKGGYTRKSNKVLIHTPGKQQPNKPNDPKNPNRDPLKPEKHNYNAAGKLVDGKEMLPEGINYYVSKWTNRPNKNDKSGKEAIAKGFAYIEDYQDDAVTPLESRFQVKDAQGKAVNGLKMYHVLDRKTLSKALNDMIDRSGISPKSAFYMWVAEKPEEFYKAYVQTGMDLYFHTPMKNKKSFIGKYTNQTFQVQFGNGYYSNVVVNHVPELKVQKQVYNKLGDGQNLDGKLVKLGDKFYYFLDGAKLPANRGEALKEYRFFDDFDQKGDEFTGEYKALAGVDIKLKDGSVIKAGTDLSQYAELKYNKAKGVVEISMKQDFLDKVDNASEFDVDAAIQMKRIAAGTFENTYKNVVNGHEVVSNTVKTSTPEPEKPQPKKPTPAPKTPAPKTPAPTLPQTGTASGIGLSVLGMILAGFGLFGLKKHKEN, from the coding sequence ATGAAATCAAATGAAACAAAAACGTATGGTTCTATCCGTAAGATTAAGGCTTATGGTGCTTGTGGAGTTATTTTAGGGCTTGCTGCTTTAGCTGTGGCAACAGCGCAAACAAGCTATGCTGATGAGGCAACAACTACTCCGAATACGGCTACAAATTTGCCAGCTAGTCAGCCTGCGCAAACCCAAGCCGCTAAACAAACGATTGCTCAGGCGAATCAAGCCCAAGGAACTGTAAATGTCACAGTAGATAATTCGCAAGTTAATCAAGCAGCTAACCAAGCTCAAAATGCTGGTGTTAAGGTTGTACAAGATACTCCAGTTGATAAGGGTACAACGAATACGTTAACTGAAACGCAAAAGGCACAAGCTGAAATTGCAGCAGATCAAGCAAAACAAAAAGCTGCGGTTGAACAAACAACGGCTGATTATCAAAAAGCGAAAGTGGATCATGCAAAAGCGGTTGAAGAAACCAAGCAAAAGAATGCGCAAATTGAAGCAGAAAATAAAGCTTTGAAAGAAGCACATGACAAGGCTAGCCAACAAGCAGCGCAAACCAATCAAGCAGTGGAACAAGTGAAAGCTAAGATTAAAGCTGAGTTTCCAGATGCCAAAGTGACGGAGACCACTAAAGAACTTAAAGTGGATCCAACCAAAACGTCTTATGATGCCTATACAAAAGTTGTCGATCAAGTAAAAGCTGAAAATAAAAAAGCTACTGAAACCTATCAAGCTGAAAAAGCGAAAGAAAATCAAGAAATCGCAGAGACAAAGGCTTATAACGAAGCGGTGCAAAAACGCAATAGTGAGAACAAGGCAAAAGTAGAAGCCGAAAATGCAGAAATTGCCAAACGCAACCAAGCTCAGTTGGCTCATAAACAATCTGTTGAAGCAGAAAATGAAGCAATCAAAAAACGCAATGCAGCCGGTCAAGCAAAGGTAGATGCAGAAAACAAGGAAATTGATAAATTCAATAAGGAAGTTGCGGAATTTAACAAGTCTGAAGATGAGCGGGTTGCGAAAGAAAAAGCGCAAGCTGAAAAAGATAAGGCAAAAGACGGTTATTTGTCTCAAGCGTCAGTTCAGAATTTAATTTATAATTCAGAACCAAATGCAACATTTGAAGTGTTGACACCTAATTCTGGTTATCAAGCTCTTAGTTCAGGTGATGAAATATATGGACCACAAGAAAAAATTGCTCAAGGTAAATTTGTTGGTACGATTAATTTAAAACAAGGTAAGAGTATTCAAGTAAAATATAGCAATCTTCAAAATTCTTTTTACAATGGTAAGAAAATTTCTAGTGTTGTGTTGACTTATACTAATAAAACAAAAGATCCAAATCCTAAAGCAGACTTAGGAATGGCGTTCTTTAAAGATCCAACAAAGACATTTTGGCTATTTACAACGACAAATAGTGATACGATTCCAACTGAAGTGGGCATTGACTTAGAATTTTTTGATGATAAAGGTCAAAAAATTTCTTTGACAAAAGATGAAGCGTTGATTGGACTTGCTTCACTGAATAATGATACTACGATGAATGGTGCAAATGCTCAACGTTCCGCAATTGAACAAGTACGGGTTAATAATGGTGAAATTGTTGAAATTACCGGAAGCAGTGTTAAAAAACATGGAAATTTAGCTTATTCTGATACAGATAATCACTTTAAATCTGCTGGCTCGAAATTTGAGCAAGATGATTGGGATACAGGAACGAGTAGTAGTCGTTATTATGGTGCTGCTGTAGCTAAATTTAAGAATGTAGATAAAATTTCTTTAACGTCTATTTCTTATAAACGTCCTACGGTTTGGTTAGCTATCAATTCTGAAATTGCAGTACCAAAAGTTCCGACTGCACCACGTTATAAAGAATCGAAATCTCATAAGACTTTTACTCCTGAAAAACTCAAAGAAGTTCCAACTCCTAAATTGGAAGAGTTGAAGAAGTTCGTTCCTGAAAAGGAAAAAACTGTACCAACTCCAAAAGTTAAATTGATGTTGGTAAAAGTGAATGGTGTACCAACTCCAATCTATAAGCCAAAAGAAAAAGAACCAACTGCTCCCGTAGTGCCAACGGTACATGTTCATGATTATAAATTATCTACTCGTCCGCAAATTGCGAAAGCTGTTGAAAATTCGGATAAGATGAATATTAACGGTCAGTATGTTGCTAAAAACTCGCTTAATCGTTTTGCTTTGCAGACGGAAGTTCTTCCTGCTAATCGAACAACTTATACAAAGTTAGTCTTTAATGACCATTTACCATCAGGCTTTAAGTTAGATGTAGAAAAAACAAAAGAAGCCAATAAAGGCTATGAGGTTGTTTATAATGAAAAAACGAATTTCTTGAGCTTTACAGCTAAAAAAGAAATCCTTGATGCAGTTAATAAAAACCGTGCGAAGGAATATCAATTGGAGGCATTGTCTGTCTGGGGTCGTCCTCAGAATGACGCTGCAGATTACGAAAATGTCTTTGAAATGGTTGTAAACGAAGGACATAGTAAGGGTGGCTATACACGTAAATCAAATAAAGTGTTAATTCATACGCCAGGTAAACAACAACCAAACAAACCAAATGATCCAAAGAATCCAAATCGGGATCCATTAAAACCAGAAAAGCATAATTACAATGCTGCTGGAAAATTGGTAGATGGCAAAGAAATGTTGCCTGAAGGAATCAATTACTACGTTTCTAAATGGACGAATCGTCCAAACAAGAACGACAAATCTGGCAAAGAAGCGATTGCTAAAGGCTTTGCATACATTGAAGATTATCAAGATGATGCAGTAACACCGCTCGAAAGTCGATTCCAAGTAAAAGATGCACAGGGTAAAGCTGTGAATGGATTGAAGATGTATCATGTTTTAGATCGTAAGACACTCTCTAAAGCCTTAAATGATATGATTGATCGTTCAGGTATTTCTCCAAAAAGTGCGTTTTATATGTGGGTTGCCGAAAAACCAGAAGAATTTTACAAGGCTTATGTGCAAACTGGTATGGATCTATATTTTCACACACCAATGAAAAATAAAAAGAGTTTTATTGGAAAATATACCAACCAAACTTTCCAAGTACAGTTCGGCAATGGCTATTACTCAAATGTAGTAGTAAATCATGTGCCAGAGCTAAAAGTTCAAAAGCAGGTTTACAATAAATTAGGTGACGGTCAAAATCTGGATGGTAAGCTTGTTAAATTGGGTGATAAGTTCTATTACTTCTTAGATGGAGCTAAGTTGCCTGCAAATCGTGGTGAAGCACTCAAAGAATACCGATTCTTTGATGATTTTGACCAAAAAGGTGATGAATTTACTGGCGAATATAAAGCTCTTGCAGGGGTTGACATCAAATTGAAAGATGGTTCAGTGATTAAGGCAGGTACAGACTTATCACAATATGCGGAGCTGAAATATAACAAAGCCAAAGGTGTTGTCGAGATTTCTATGAAGCAAGACTTCTTGGATAAGGTAGATAATGCTTCCGAGTTTGACGTGGATGCTGCGATTCAAATGAAACGGATTGCGGCTGGAACATTTGAAAACACCTATAAAAACGTAGTAAATGGTCATGAAGTTGTTTCTAATACGGTTAAAACAAGTACACCTGAACCGGAAAAACCACAACCTAAGAAACCAACTCCAGCTCCAAAAACACCAGCTCCAAAAACACCAGCTCCAACTTTACCACAAACAGGTACAGCTTCTGGTATTGGATTGTCTGTTTTGGGAATGATTCTTGCAGGCTTTGGTTTATTTGGTTTGAAAAAGCATAAAGAAAATTAA
- a CDS encoding LPXTG cell wall anchor domain-containing protein — translation MTKKQFLAALAVSTLVLANSGAALAEVTPPVVDPSTPGVVAPDPSTPTPSEPSQPAPETPVDPTTPSTNPSEPKPETPGTTPSEPSVPSDPTTPSTNPSTEPKQPTPAPAEPEKPSKDEKKEDPQPTPKPTEEQPKTTDEANQAGKSQVGTTSTSTGQVVQDVAPNKPVHTENGYTIVGVQDSHPVIANGDGTTSVVEPEVVGATVNADKTVTVSTATGEKKTLPHTGEASSVLTVLGGCLLSGLALVGVRKRKKD, via the coding sequence ATGACCAAAAAACAATTTCTTGCAGCACTAGCTGTTTCTACCCTCGTTTTGGCAAATAGTGGAGCTGCTTTGGCGGAGGTAACGCCTCCTGTGGTGGATCCTTCTACTCCTGGAGTGGTGGCACCAGACCCATCTACCCCTACGCCATCAGAGCCGAGTCAGCCAGCACCAGAAACACCAGTAGATCCGACGACACCGTCCACTAATCCATCTGAGCCAAAGCCAGAAACCCCAGGAACAACTCCATCAGAACCTTCTGTTCCTTCCGATCCAACGACACCTTCAACGAATCCATCGACGGAACCAAAGCAACCAACTCCAGCACCAGCGGAACCAGAAAAACCTTCTAAAGATGAGAAAAAGGAAGATCCCCAACCGACTCCCAAACCTACAGAAGAACAACCAAAAACAACAGATGAGGCAAATCAAGCAGGTAAAAGTCAAGTTGGTACCACTTCCACTTCAACAGGACAAGTGGTTCAGGATGTAGCCCCTAATAAACCTGTCCATACAGAAAATGGCTATACGATTGTAGGAGTACAAGATAGTCATCCCGTGATCGCAAATGGCGATGGAACAACTTCTGTGGTGGAACCTGAAGTCGTAGGGGCAACGGTTAATGCGGATAAAACCGTCACCGTTTCCACTGCTACAGGAGAGAAGAAAACACTCCCTCATACGGGTGAAGCAAGTAGTGTCCTTACAGTATTAGGAGGCTGCCTCCTTTCAGGTTTGGCATTAGTAGGTGTTCGCAAACGTAAAAAAGACTAA
- a CDS encoding membrane protein, translating into MKDILSELTRGLGSYNSSVNSSINAVNKSLMVIGYILVSILFLIEMLSWYRFIRNQGGEMTWKLFLEVAVKYFIAYFLVAQSGAVLNAILWFTNVITKLISVDLSGNDLFEFEALKKGAYGIRTGLNFLAYLIGAAATMSIKVMVLLRFIELYFYRAIAPIIVAFWMGDDTRPIAKNFLKTFGAIALQGAVIVLLLVIWQGFKVDTAIQLDKNGWLGTYAPAISYIGKCIVFLILLFGSQRKAKQLLQVS; encoded by the coding sequence ATGAAGGATATACTATCAGAGCTGACTAGAGGTCTTGGAAGCTATAATTCTTCTGTAAATAGTTCAATTAACGCAGTCAATAAATCTTTAATGGTGATTGGTTATATTCTTGTCTCAATTCTATTTTTGATTGAGATGTTATCTTGGTATCGTTTTATTCGGAATCAGGGCGGAGAGATGACCTGGAAACTATTTTTAGAAGTAGCAGTCAAATACTTTATTGCTTATTTTTTGGTGGCTCAATCAGGAGCTGTTCTCAACGCTATCTTATGGTTTACCAATGTCATTACGAAGTTGATTAGCGTTGATTTGAGTGGAAATGATTTATTTGAATTTGAAGCTTTGAAAAAAGGAGCCTATGGAATTAGAACGGGTCTTAACTTCTTAGCATATCTAATTGGTGCAGCTGCTACAATGTCTATAAAAGTTATGGTGCTACTACGATTTATTGAATTGTATTTTTACAGAGCTATAGCCCCGATCATTGTGGCCTTTTGGATGGGAGATGATACGAGACCGATTGCCAAAAATTTCTTGAAAACCTTTGGAGCGATTGCACTTCAAGGAGCTGTTATTGTTCTGCTATTGGTCATTTGGCAAGGATTCAAAGTTGATACAGCTATACAATTAGATAAAAATGGCTGGTTAGGAACTTACGCACCAGCTATTAGCTACATAGGCAAGTGCATTGTCTTTTTAATTCTATTGTTTGGCTCTCAACGCAAAGCCAAGCAGTTGTTACAAGTATCTTAA
- a CDS encoding PrgI family mobile element protein translates to MNKLGSEFFKAIDQFERGIIGGATWRQVVMVVGIVFGVLLATVISLLKLPSLLFYLSLALTVPPAFVYGIKKDEQIKEVITFKLKVQERAYQTEYESEENHGTFIPEKGIHEWNDFN, encoded by the coding sequence ATGAATAAATTAGGTTCTGAATTTTTCAAAGCGATTGATCAATTTGAACGGGGAATTATCGGAGGAGCGACTTGGCGACAAGTTGTGATGGTGGTAGGAATTGTTTTTGGTGTGTTACTTGCGACTGTTATTTCACTGTTGAAGTTACCAAGCCTCCTATTTTACCTCTCACTAGCTTTAACAGTCCCCCCAGCTTTTGTTTATGGGATTAAGAAAGATGAACAAATCAAAGAAGTGATTACCTTTAAGCTCAAAGTACAAGAGCGAGCTTACCAAACAGAATATGAAAGTGAGGAAAACCATGGTACGTTTATTCCCGAAAAGGGTATCCATGAATGGAACGACTTTAACTAA